TTTTGGGGTGTACCGCGAAGAGGCGATTCGTTGCCTCCGGATCGGATCATCCCCGAACCGTTCCATCCCGTAACCGGCAGGGCTCAAATGTTACCGGTATACGTTTGCCCATTGATACAACAATTGCACTACCGGCGTCATGCAGACGCCCTTCACAGCATATTTCTCTCATGAACCACAGAGTTGCTATCTGAATATCCTGCATCCCGGAGAGACGCCCATGGGAGATCCGATCAGACTGGGAATCATCATCTGCGACCGGTACCGGACCTGTGCCGGGGGAAAGTGCCTGCGGGCACTGCGCGACCGCGAAGGCGCTTTTGAACGCTACAAAGGAAAAGATGTTGAGCTTGTCGGGTTTGCAACCTGCAACGGCTGTCCCGGCGGGAACATCGAGTACGTCCCGCAGGAGATGAAGAACAACGGTGCCGAGGTCGTACACCTTGCCACCGGCATGGTTGTCGGGTATCCACCCTGTCCGCGGATCTCGTACTTTTCCCGGTTCATCAGGGAAAAATACGGCATGGACGTGGTTGTGGGAACTCACCCTATCCCGGAGAAGTACTACGCCACGCACACGAATCTCGGCTCGTGGGATTCGGAACTCTGGAAAGACCTGACCGCCCCCACCCTCACCGATAAGAAAACCCGGTTATCCTACGATTAAACCCCTGTCAGTGGTGCGCCGCCGGCCTCTTCGCGAGCCCGCAGACCGCCTTCTGCTCTTCTTCGCATCATGGATATCACCCTCTGGCTGCCGTCGCCCCCACCCGTACCCCTGCTGTCTCCCCCGAGATTGCCCGACCCGAGGACCGGACGGTAAGAGTCGCCGGGCAGACGGCTGCCTGCGCCAATCA
The genomic region above belongs to Methanoculleus oceani and contains:
- a CDS encoding CGGC domain-containing protein, giving the protein MGDPIRLGIIICDRYRTCAGGKCLRALRDREGAFERYKGKDVELVGFATCNGCPGGNIEYVPQEMKNNGAEVVHLATGMVVGYPPCPRISYFSRFIREKYGMDVVVGTHPIPEKYYATHTNLGSWDSELWKDLTAPTLTDKKTRLSYD